The Brassica rapa cultivar Chiifu-401-42 unplaced genomic scaffold, CAAS_Brap_v3.01 Scaffold0526, whole genome shotgun sequence genome includes the window tcttgttcttgaaccggttcatcttgtgtacttggttcttgaactccactctgatgttcttcatcttcttggctttgctcaccttgatgatgagaacctgagttgatctcttctccttcttcactcaagccgactccttcttggccattttcttgagtttcaggttcacttcccccctcatgatcaaggtgaggtgtttgtgtAGCTCTAAGAGGTTCACTTGAGCTTCCTCCTTGACCCCCACCTCTCGCAGATTGATCCTGGTTCATGTTGATGCCTAGACCTTCTAAGATAgtccttaagactccagccttatctgatgtgagatctttcaattcctcttgattcttctcctcatagtatcctctttcttcaatgaacttcacatctctagatacaagtactcttctagcttccggatcataacacttgtatcctttttgagttgttgagtaaccaatgaacattgccttcctGCTTCTGGCTtctaacttgtttctcaactccccTGGTACCAGCACATAGCATAAACACCCAAATACTCTTAGGTACTCTACTGATGGCTTGTGCTTGTtgagaacttcaaatggtgcttgatcctttaaCACCTTAGTAGGAATCCGGTTGATCAAGTAGCATGCAGTtgcaactgcatcactccaaaatctctttgggacattggcttgaaacatcagtgatctagctacctccatcaagtgcctgttcttcctctcagccaccccattctgttgtggagtataaggacagcttgtttgatgcaagATCCCATGATGATTCAGATggctcttgaacgcatagcttgtgtactctcctccattatctgatctaaaaattttaatcttggcatgataatggttagtcacataagcttgaaagttcttaaatgcatctatcactctatcttttgatgggattaaagttaaccaggtgtatttggatttttcatcaatgaatgtcaaaaagtatttatgattatccctagatatgcaaggtggagtccaaacatcagaatgtataagatcaaagcacttatcataaacactagtagagtttggaaaaacagttttacaatgcttgcctaaaatgcaagcttcacaatccttattctcaaatgaaacacctggtaacatcaagttcaaagccCTACCAtggggatgtcctaatctagcatgccacaatgcatttttatttaaactagaagcagaagtaaatgagcatttgtgattggaaacaggttcaagttcttcaagcaaatacaactctcctttagtgattccttttccaatcatttggctgctctcaatatcctgaaacttcacatcattagggctgaatataacattgcaattcaaatcagttgtgcacttcttgacagataacaagttGGATGTGAaatcaggcatatagaaagctctagagtttttgtcaaacaatttcaagtttcctattcctctaataggtatcttatctccatttgcaatcataacatgtccattagttggttctatatctttaatgagatttgtatcactaatcatgtgatgagatgcaccagaatcaacaattaatggctTAGTTATGTTGCTAGCAGTGTGACACAGGTTCAATGGTGATCTAAATGCTTTAAGCTCATGatacatcctagcatttctatcaaaggTGTACTCGGCTCTAGCATTGTCACTACACTTAATGCTATTCATCCTAGCAATGTCAGTAACATATGGAGTATTATCTATAGTCCTAGCTATCATTGATGCACCAAATgagtacccatgaatgttaccattctccttgagcattttgatgagtgcatccatctcggatctccttatgaagtcctgatcattgccgCGGATGTTAGGAGTTGctgagtatgtcaccagtgccttgccatcaccctcacgtccctctccttcagctccacggttagaTGGTCCTGCTCCATCAGATACATGCGCCCttgcctccctttccttcatgaacttcgccggcttcaaatgaggatgaagtatccagcattggctcttcttgtatccatgcttcttgcaatgatcacaattgccattgaacttcctatcctcatacttgccgtgtgctgctttgttggcttgtggagtctcttcatgatcagattgcacagcatttgcaagagacagctcccccttgcctccaaacaagccaatggagccttgctccttttgtatctgagcacacgcctCCTCTAGATCAGGTAGCTTCTcggacctcaacatgtgctggattAGACCAGTGTAGCTTGGATTCAGCGTGAGTaggagcccaaagaccttgtcctgctcacgcctctcaTTTAGGAGCTCTGGATCAAGTGTacttggcctaagcatctccaaCGCAGACCACAGTGACCGGAACCTTCCCAAatgcttggtaaactccatgtcttcttgagacaacccattgattgccttctaaGCTTGATAtgtgttgaaatgagttgagtGTAAGCAAGGGAAGTGATTGGGGTATAAGGAGGCATTAGGAGAAGGATGggttaaggaaaggatgaggtatgaagtcgaccagtccgtacaatccgtactgaccgtactggccgtacaggccgtaccttCCCGGGTCGACTTCATCATCAACCAAAACTTACCATCCTTACCCAAgttactttggagagttaccgtGAGTGTTAAGAAGCCTTGTGACCGTTGAAAGGAAGAAAGGAGACGCGGAGAAGACAGGCTGGCATAGCTGTAAAGTGATCAGCATCTTGGAATATGCTGAAAGTGTGTGAAGCATTCCATTGGCTAGTTCAAACCATCCGCTCCCTttagctttgactacacatgctttaccttatctcttaagctgaaaccctagtctttccttagctatatattgtaactcttggGGATTAATGAAAGTAACacacgagtttatgagtctctctctctagttcatcatgataatctcatacactttctcttaaacactctaatctctcttaaatctctcttagacttctcaatacctttcatattctctaaagtcatatggtatcagagccaggttggctgtggtattgagatcttgtgttcttcagcttcagataaAAGTTCTTTCTTGTTAGATTCTAAACCAAGTTCAAGCAAATaaagatgggaggaaacaaggTCATTACGGTTCCGATTTCACTCAAGGGTGGGGgaaactacctgttgtggtctaggcttgtgaagacagccattgggaggctagggttatggggtcacatcacagatgaagctccagcaccagtggccagtgaggaagaaggtggaagagagctcgcggttgctgatggaaagaagtggattcaagatgacttgatggtgctatctgtgctgcaaggatcacttgaagaacatctcttggaagcctacagctactgtgagactccaaaacacctgtgggaggtactacaaaagacttttgggaacgttaccaatctgaaccgtgtgtatgagatcaagaaagctatcaacacactggtacaagatggagaggagttcaccaagcatttgggcaagtatagatccttgtggtctgagcttgaatcattgaggccaagcacggctgATCAggagctactcatggagaggagggaacaggatcaggtgtttgggttgctgtTGACGTTGGATCCTCCgttcaatgatgtgatcaaaCACATGCTGAGGATGCCAAGtcttccatccatggaggaagtgtgtgcacagcttcagaaggaggaagggtctCTTGGTCTCTTCGGAAGCAAGGGAGACTTAGCTCTAGccaacaaggctgaggaaggagcgCAAGCTAACCGTGCAGCATACAAAACTGATGAGAGGAAGTATGGTTATGAGAGGAGGTTTGGaggcaactgtgatcactgcaagaagccgggacacaagaggagccagtgctggatccttcatccccatctcaagccggccaagttcaacaaggatcgaGAAGCCAGAGCTAACCTGTCTACTGAAGCATGTGAAGCCGGTCCATCAGGAGCAGGCTCAAGTGCACAAGTGGGTGAAAGCGCAGGCAAGGCAATGGCAACTCACTACACGGCCGCAAAGAGTTTGGAGCATGAAGTGATCCGCAAATCTGACattgatgccctcatcaaagctcttaaggagtctggtacaTTCGGAAACACTCTTGGTTACTCTTATACTGCTCACATGATGCCTAGGAATGAGAATAGGTTGATAGATATCATTGAGAAATTAAAACTGAGAAATGAATCACCTAGAACTCATCTTGCTAGAggcataaaaccattgattgttgactctggttcatctcatcacatgattagtgatgatagcttgatcaaaaacatagaacctgctcatggacatgtaatgattgcaaatggagatagaattcccattaaaGGTGTAGGAGACCTAAAGCTATTGATAAGAActctaaagcattttacatgcctgattttacctctaatctcttatctgttaaaagatgtaccaatgatctacaatgcaatgttatctttagtcctaacaatgtgacatttcaggatattgagagcaataagttgatcggacaaggagtaaccaagggggatctttatgtacttgaagacattaaccccatttctagttgtttgctgagttctgttttaagtaaaggtgcattatggcattctaggctaggacatccacatgttagagccttaggcttaatgtttccaggtgtcatgtttaaaaataatgattgtgaggcttgtattttgggaaaacattgtaagactgtttttaaaagatctactactatctatgataagtgttttgatcttgttcactctgatgtatggactgctccctgcttatctagagataattacaagtactttgtcacatttatagatgagaaatctaaatacacctggataacactcattaaaacaaaggatagagttcttgatgcatttaaaaacttccaatcttatgtatctaaccagtataatgccaagattaagattttcaggtctgataatggtggagaataTACTGGCAATGCATTCAGAAGTcacctagctcaacatgggattctacatcagacaagttgtccatacactcctcaacagaacggtgtagctgagagaaagaatagacacctaatggaggtggcaaggtctatgatgtttcatacgagtgtgcctaagagattctggagtgatgctgtgatctcggcttgttatctaatcaataggataccaaccaagatcctggaagatcaagctccttatgaagttctaAACAGAAGCAAGCCTGTGTTGGATCACTTAAGAGTCTTTGGGTGCGTGTGCTTTGTACTTGTACCCGGGGAGCTAAGGaataagctagaagcaaagagcacaagagccatgttcattggttactcaacgtcacaaaagggatacaaatgctatgattcagaagccaggagagttcttgtgtctagagatgtgaagttcttggaggataagagcttttatggagatagaaagtgggaggatcttgaagatttgtctcaaccatctgatcgagctacaagtcttaggcgtgtactggaaggacttggaatcaacatgtcccaggatcagcaaccatcaaaggagaatgaagctgaagaaccatcacaccatgatcatgaggggggaaatgaggCTGAGCCTGAAGATCATGAGGATCAAGACTCAGATAGTCATGGTCAAGGTGTGATACAAAGAGAGGAAGAATCCATACAAGAAGATCATGTGGAACCAAATGAAGTAGAAAGAGAAGCAGTTCAGCCTACGGTGGTCCAGCCTACGGTGGTGGAAGTGGAACAAGCcccattaaggagaagcacacggctaaagagagatgcttccaactgggtaaacacgagagtgtactacaatgctcaggCTGTGAAGCATCCCTCTCAGGCTGTGTGCTCATTTGCGAGTTACCCAAAGGAACATTGTGCATTCATTACAAGTTTAGATGAGAGCAgtgtaccaagatcatatgaggaagcaatgttacatgaagattggaaagaatcagtgggtgatgaagcaaatgctatgataaagaatgacacttggtttgagagtgagctgccaagagggaagaaggcagtaacaagcaagtggatattcactatcaagtatctacctgatggaactattgagaggaagaagacaagattggtggctagaggatacactcaaacatatggggaagactacattgatacctttgctcctgttgccaaactccataccataagaattgtactatctcttgctgtgaatcttgagtgggagctgtggcagatggatgtgaagaatgcctttcttcaag containing:
- the LOC117130521 gene encoding uncharacterized protein LOC117130521, whose protein sequence is MERREQDQVFGLLLTLDPPFNDVIKHMLRMPSLPSMEEVCAQLQKEEGSLGLFGSKGDLALANKAEEGAQANRAAYKTDERKYGYERRFGGNCDHCKKPGHKRSQCWILHPHLKPAKFNKDREARANLSTEACEAGPSGAGSSAQVGESAGKAMATHYTAAKSLEHEVIRKSDIDALIKALKESGY